A stretch of the Archangium violaceum genome encodes the following:
- a CDS encoding sigma 54-interacting transcriptional regulator, whose translation MPRTTRKVCSWVAHGDTLFLDEIGDISRDVQRMRIRVLEERRTPRSAVKGSR comes from the coding sequence ATGCCACGAACGACAAGGAAGGTCTGCTCTTGGGTGGCCCACGGGGACACACTGTTCCTGGACGAGATCGGAGACATCTCCCGGGACGTCCAACGCATGCGCATCCGAGTGCTGGAGGAGCGCCGTACACCCCGCTCGGCTGTGAAGGGCAGTCGATAA
- a CDS encoding transposase: protein MKKREPSTAGKVRTREPERAQGWLFKQMPDQLVAAEHPVRVVAAAVEALDLSGFLSEAKAVEGHPGRPVTSPRLLLALWVYGIEQGVGTATELARRCKEDRAFEWLAGGVEVSHDKLSQFRVEHLEVLQQVFTDVVSVLLRQGLVSLEQVALDGTRVRASASAPSFRRESSLEECREQAELHLEAVLAQKDDPELTRGQQATREAKARDYQARVDAALEAIKQQRARKKGADKDKVRASTTDADARVMKMADGGFRPAYNLQLAVAGEAQGGPRTIVGVEVTNQGSDMGSVSPMVEQIEQRTGQVPERVLADGGHATCADVKQCAAKGVEALISVPERMAQAGQQGDHSPEVEAWRERMRTDEAKEQYKARAGLVENVNARVKGRYGLTQVTVRGLEKVKCVALLVALAHNLAAHGHDLVEALHRRNSAPLTLAPPRSLSPALMTPDGESSPPGLATSLPDGR from the coding sequence GTGAAGAAGAGAGAGCCGAGCACTGCGGGGAAGGTAAGGACGAGAGAGCCAGAAAGGGCGCAGGGCTGGCTGTTCAAGCAGATGCCGGACCAGTTGGTGGCAGCCGAGCACCCGGTGCGAGTGGTGGCGGCGGCGGTGGAAGCCTTGGACTTGAGTGGGTTTCTGTCCGAGGCCAAGGCGGTGGAGGGGCACCCCGGGCGGCCGGTAACAAGCCCGCGGCTGCTGCTGGCACTGTGGGTGTACGGGATTGAGCAGGGAGTAGGGACGGCGACGGAGCTGGCGCGCCGGTGCAAGGAGGACAGGGCGTTTGAGTGGCTGGCCGGAGGGGTGGAGGTGAGCCATGACAAGCTGAGCCAGTTCCGGGTGGAGCACCTGGAGGTGCTGCAGCAGGTGTTCACCGACGTGGTCTCGGTGCTGTTGCGGCAGGGACTGGTGAGCTTGGAGCAGGTGGCGCTGGACGGCACGAGGGTAAGGGCCAGTGCGTCGGCGCCTTCGTTCCGGCGAGAGAGCTCGCTGGAGGAGTGCCGCGAGCAGGCCGAGTTGCACCTGGAGGCGGTGCTGGCGCAGAAGGACGACCCGGAGCTGACGCGTGGGCAGCAGGCAACACGGGAGGCCAAGGCGCGTGACTACCAGGCGCGGGTGGACGCGGCGCTGGAGGCGATAAAGCAGCAGCGGGCCAGGAAGAAGGGGGCGGACAAGGACAAGGTGCGCGCCAGCACCACGGATGCGGATGCGCGGGTGATGAAGATGGCCGATGGGGGCTTCCGACCCGCCTACAACCTGCAGTTGGCGGTGGCCGGGGAGGCGCAGGGAGGGCCACGAACGATTGTGGGAGTGGAAGTCACCAACCAGGGCAGCGACATGGGCAGCGTGAGCCCCATGGTGGAGCAGATTGAGCAGCGCACGGGCCAGGTGCCCGAGCGCGTGCTGGCCGATGGCGGCCATGCCACGTGCGCAGACGTGAAGCAGTGCGCGGCCAAGGGGGTTGAAGCGCTCATTTCGGTGCCCGAGCGCATGGCCCAGGCCGGGCAGCAGGGGGACCATTCCCCCGAGGTAGAGGCGTGGCGTGAGCGCATGCGCACCGACGAGGCCAAGGAGCAGTACAAGGCCCGCGCCGGCCTGGTGGAGAACGTCAACGCGCGGGTGAAGGGGCGCTATGGCCTGACGCAGGTGACGGTGCGGGGGCTGGAGAAGGTGAAGTGTGTCGCCCTGCTGGTGGCCCTGGCGCACAACCTGGCCGCACATGGGCACGACCTGGTGGAGGCGTTGCACAGGCGCAATAGCGCGCCCCTCACGCTGGCTCCGCCACGCAGCCTCTCCCCGGCATTGATGACCCCTGACGGTGAGTCCAGCCCGCCAGGTTTGGCCACCAGCTTGCCTGACGGCCGCTGA